From the genome of Lutzomyia longipalpis isolate SR_M1_2022 chromosome 2, ASM2433408v1, one region includes:
- the LOC129789594 gene encoding leucine-rich repeat and calponin homology domain-containing protein isoform X2: MAVVGSLERILEDAQLSGELKLSGRKLRDLPKAAGKYNLSDTVFADLSRNRFCELPEDVTSFPFMETLLVYHNAIRSIPETVKELRSLTYLDLRSNQLCVLPREICLLPLKVLLVGNNRLSALPEEMGRMEKLTELDAACNQITHLPARMGDLRSLRSLSLRNNLLVYLPREVTTLQLVSLDLSCNRIATLPVELRLMTSLVDLELDSNPLTSPPASLCVRGMVHVFKYLETMALREGRNIVDGNATLRRSAVSQSMRTSTERQRRGHVDSGYSTTSDSGFGMEKRWSNDDNSPKRSPVALHVKPDAASPVTNTSPSNGDDQVGHKHVIHIQEKHVNSIELSPEAGEDGAIENGVGMDRKHLGNVQTYREYKEALRQQRNQEASSVYRSKEHTPTTPSPKSQSSPISPQHSFTSKLGNANQMISNQIAVDNRKHTEDAAAAQRRPIQKVPPSRNVCQENGNTSPQQNGGGTGKKYAECNSYVKPSSPVPVGSKETSPVPGNGGKVNGSIRSAVSTGKSTSKQGRTVSWNREIPPEKLSFTMRREFDRQKEESELIQQLRQIIETRLKLTLPEDIAPALTDGVVLCHLANHVRPRSVASIHVPSPAVPKLTMARCRRNVDNFLEACRKIGVDDNLLCCAADVLEGNRVVQIAITVSELLRFVSNTPGNGRETLNSIKSPTRVLLPKTSSSPVPPSTT; encoded by the exons ATGGCTGTTGTGGGATCACTGGAACGCATCCTGGAGGATGCCCAGCTGAGTGGAGAGCTAAAATTGAGCGGAAGGAAGCTGCGGGACCTCCCAAAAGCGGCCGGAAAATACAATTTGAGTGATACAGTTTTCGCAG ATCTATCACGAAATCGTTTCTGTGAACTGCCCGAAGATGTGACATCATTCCCATTCATGGAAACCCTCCTGGTCTATCACAATGCAATTCGCTCAATCCCAGAGACGGTAAAGGAGTTGCGTTCACTAACATATCTAGACTTACG AAGTAATCAATTGTGTGTGCTTCCACGAGAAATATGTCTGTTGCCACTGAAAGTGCTCTTGGTGGGGAACAATCGTCTGAGTGCATTGCCAGAGGAGATGGGGCGTATGGAGAAATTGACTGAACTCGATGCGGCTTGCAATCAAATAACACACTTGCCGGCACGCATGGGTGACCTGAGGAGTCTCCGATCGCTGTCGTTGCGAAATAATCTGCTGGTCTATTTGCCGCGGGAGGTGACAACACTGCAATTGGTGTCACTTGATCTCAGTTGCAATCGCATTGCCACGTTGCCCGTGGAATTGCGACTGATGACGTCTCTCGTTGATCTCGAACTCGATAGTAATCCCCTGACATCACCACCGGCAAGCTTATGTGTCCGTGGGATGGTGCACGTATTTAAGTACCTCGAGACGATGGCACTGCGTGAGGGGCGCAATATTGTCGATGGGAATGCCACCCTGAGACGCTCAGCTGTTTCCCAATCCATGCGTACGTCTACGGAACGACAGAGACGTGGGCATGTGGATTCGGGGTATAGTACGACGAGTGATAGTGGTTTTGGGATGGAGAAACGATGGTCCAATGATGACAATAGTCCAAAGAGATCCCCAGTGGCGCTCCATGTGAAGCCCGATGCTGCGTCCCCAGTCACAAATACCTCCCCCAGCAATGGGGATGACCAAGTGGGGCATAAGCATGTGATTCACATTCAGGAGAAGCAcgtaaattcaattgaattatcCCCAGAGGCGGGTGAGGATGGTGCAATAGAGAATGGGGTTGGTATGGATAGGAAGCACCTTGGTAATGTGCAAACGTACCGTGAGTACAAAGAAGCTCTGCGGCAGCAACGGAATCAAGAAGCATCGTCGGTGTATCGTTCCAAGGAGCACACACCAACAACCCCATCGCCCAAAAGCCAAAGTTCACCAATATCGCCGCAGCATAGCTTCACGAGTAAATTGGGTAACGCAAACCAAATGATATCAAACCAAATTGCCGTTGACAATAGGAAGCACACGGAGGATGCTGCTGCCGCCCAACGGCGACCTATTCAGAAGGTACCACCATCGAGGAATGTTTGCCAAGAGAATGGGAATACCTCACCGCAGCAGAATGGTGGTGGTACGGGTAAAAAGTACGCAGAATGTAATTCATACGTTAAGCCCAGTAGCCCAGTTCCGGTGGGGAGTAAAGAGACGAGCCCAGTACCGGGGAATGGTGGGAAGGTCAATGGAAGCATAAGGAGTGCTGTGAGTACGGGTAAATCAACATCGAAACAAGGACGGACGGTGTCGTGGAATCGTGAGATTCCTCCAGAGAAGCTCAGCTTCACCATGAGGCGGGAATTTGATCGGCAAAAGGAAGAATCTGAGCTTATTCAGCAACTGAGACAG ATTATTGAGACACGCCTCAAGTTAACACTCCCCGAAGATATTGCTCCTGCACTCACGGATGGTGTTGTTCTGTGCCATTTAGCAAATCACGTCCGGCCTAGATCTGTGGCCAGTATTCATGTGCCATCACCGGCAGTG CCGAAACTTACAATGGCGCGATGTCGTCGCAATGTGGACAACTTTCTGGAAGCATGCAGGAAGATTGGCGTTGATGAT
- the LOC129789594 gene encoding leucine-rich repeat and calponin homology domain-containing protein isoform X1, producing MAVVGSLERILEDAQLSGELKLSGRKLRDLPKAAGKYNLSDTVFADLSRNRFCELPEDVTSFPFMETLLVYHNAIRSIPETVKELRSLTYLDLRSNQLCVLPREICLLPLKVLLVGNNRLSALPEEMGRMEKLTELDAACNQITHLPARMGDLRSLRSLSLRNNLLVYLPREVTTLQLVSLDLSCNRIATLPVELRLMTSLVDLELDSNPLTSPPASLCVRGMVHVFKYLETMALREGRNIVDGNATLRRSAVSQSMRTSTERQRRGHVDSGYSTTSDSGFGMEKRWSNDDNSPKRSPVALHVKPDAASPVTNTSPSNGDDQVGHKHVIHIQEKHVNSIELSPEAGEDGAIENGVGMDRKHLGNVQTYREYKEALRQQRNQEASSVYRSKEHTPTTPSPKSQSSPISPQHSFTSKLGNANQMISNQIAVDNRKHTEDAAAAQRRPIQKVPPSRNVCQENGNTSPQQNGGGTGKKYAECNSYVKPSSPVPVGSKETSPVPGNGGKVNGSIRSAVSTGKSTSKQGRTVSWNREIPPEKLSFTMRREFDRQKEESELIQQLRQIIETRLKLTLPEDIAPALTDGVVLCHLANHVRPRSVASIHVPSPAVPKLTMARCRRNVDNFLEACRKIGVDDEWICSCADIVAPDWEDSMGIDGHLAAPPNPSALFATVAALVDIMMAQEDGTVEVDGQPLMEDICPEVQPATNTNQQRDNDCYDEYFKSRGIHFPKTTLTNNGTSRGNGCGGGGRKRKVPQTLDLFATSRGNGKAKMFVGKRHFADTFPAISEMTEECEYDSDIGKFNCRTEHESAVVDGINDLSTPSCHGKGPLGKSTLDSVENYNLNKSEDADRKIVMKRIEFFEGKVINQKTENNNDCIKATNQLSTYLCLGTFFCTVLFLLIFRPGN from the exons ATGGCTGTTGTGGGATCACTGGAACGCATCCTGGAGGATGCCCAGCTGAGTGGAGAGCTAAAATTGAGCGGAAGGAAGCTGCGGGACCTCCCAAAAGCGGCCGGAAAATACAATTTGAGTGATACAGTTTTCGCAG ATCTATCACGAAATCGTTTCTGTGAACTGCCCGAAGATGTGACATCATTCCCATTCATGGAAACCCTCCTGGTCTATCACAATGCAATTCGCTCAATCCCAGAGACGGTAAAGGAGTTGCGTTCACTAACATATCTAGACTTACG AAGTAATCAATTGTGTGTGCTTCCACGAGAAATATGTCTGTTGCCACTGAAAGTGCTCTTGGTGGGGAACAATCGTCTGAGTGCATTGCCAGAGGAGATGGGGCGTATGGAGAAATTGACTGAACTCGATGCGGCTTGCAATCAAATAACACACTTGCCGGCACGCATGGGTGACCTGAGGAGTCTCCGATCGCTGTCGTTGCGAAATAATCTGCTGGTCTATTTGCCGCGGGAGGTGACAACACTGCAATTGGTGTCACTTGATCTCAGTTGCAATCGCATTGCCACGTTGCCCGTGGAATTGCGACTGATGACGTCTCTCGTTGATCTCGAACTCGATAGTAATCCCCTGACATCACCACCGGCAAGCTTATGTGTCCGTGGGATGGTGCACGTATTTAAGTACCTCGAGACGATGGCACTGCGTGAGGGGCGCAATATTGTCGATGGGAATGCCACCCTGAGACGCTCAGCTGTTTCCCAATCCATGCGTACGTCTACGGAACGACAGAGACGTGGGCATGTGGATTCGGGGTATAGTACGACGAGTGATAGTGGTTTTGGGATGGAGAAACGATGGTCCAATGATGACAATAGTCCAAAGAGATCCCCAGTGGCGCTCCATGTGAAGCCCGATGCTGCGTCCCCAGTCACAAATACCTCCCCCAGCAATGGGGATGACCAAGTGGGGCATAAGCATGTGATTCACATTCAGGAGAAGCAcgtaaattcaattgaattatcCCCAGAGGCGGGTGAGGATGGTGCAATAGAGAATGGGGTTGGTATGGATAGGAAGCACCTTGGTAATGTGCAAACGTACCGTGAGTACAAAGAAGCTCTGCGGCAGCAACGGAATCAAGAAGCATCGTCGGTGTATCGTTCCAAGGAGCACACACCAACAACCCCATCGCCCAAAAGCCAAAGTTCACCAATATCGCCGCAGCATAGCTTCACGAGTAAATTGGGTAACGCAAACCAAATGATATCAAACCAAATTGCCGTTGACAATAGGAAGCACACGGAGGATGCTGCTGCCGCCCAACGGCGACCTATTCAGAAGGTACCACCATCGAGGAATGTTTGCCAAGAGAATGGGAATACCTCACCGCAGCAGAATGGTGGTGGTACGGGTAAAAAGTACGCAGAATGTAATTCATACGTTAAGCCCAGTAGCCCAGTTCCGGTGGGGAGTAAAGAGACGAGCCCAGTACCGGGGAATGGTGGGAAGGTCAATGGAAGCATAAGGAGTGCTGTGAGTACGGGTAAATCAACATCGAAACAAGGACGGACGGTGTCGTGGAATCGTGAGATTCCTCCAGAGAAGCTCAGCTTCACCATGAGGCGGGAATTTGATCGGCAAAAGGAAGAATCTGAGCTTATTCAGCAACTGAGACAG ATTATTGAGACACGCCTCAAGTTAACACTCCCCGAAGATATTGCTCCTGCACTCACGGATGGTGTTGTTCTGTGCCATTTAGCAAATCACGTCCGGCCTAGATCTGTGGCCAGTATTCATGTGCCATCACCGGCAGTG CCGAAACTTACAATGGCGCGATGTCGTCGCAATGTGGACAACTTTCTGGAAGCATGCAGGAAGATTGGCGTTGATGAT GAGTGGATATGCTCCTGTGCTGATATTGTGGCACCCGATTGGGAGGATTCCATGGGCATTGATGGGCATTTAGCAGCACCACCCAATCCGTCTGCATTGTTTGCCACTGTGGCCGCATTGGTTGATATAATGATGGCGCAGGAGGATGGCACAGTTGAGGTTGATGGGCAGCCGCTGATGGAGGATATTTGTCCTGAGGTGCAGCCAGCAACCAACACCAATCAACAGCGAGACAACGATTGCTACGATGAGTATTTTAAGAGTCGTGGCATCCATTTTCCAAAGACCACACTCACAAATAATGGCACAAGTCGTGGCAATGGctgtggtggtggtggaaggAAGAGAAAAGTGCCCCAGACATTGGATCTCTTTGCAACATCACGGGGCAATGGGAAggcaaaaatgtttgtgggAAAGCGCCACTTTGCGGACACATTCCCAGCCATCAGTGAAATGACGGAGGAGTGTGAATATGATTCGGATATTGGAAAGTTCAATTGCCGCACTGAACATGAGAGTGCTGTTGTGGATGGGATAAATGATTTGAGTACACCGTCGTGCCATGGGAAGGGCCCGCTGGGCAAATCCACGCTCGATTCCGTTGAGAATTACAATCTCAACAAGAGTGAGGATGCCGATCGGAAGATTGTTATGaagagaattgaattttttgaagggAAAGTTATAAATCAAAAGACAGAGAACAACAATGACTGTATCAAGGCAACTAATCAATTGTCCACGTACCTCTGTCTGGGAACATTCTTCTGCACTGTTCTCTTCCTTCTCATTTTTCGA